A genomic segment from Oceanispirochaeta sp. encodes:
- the udk gene encoding uridine kinase — protein sequence MEAPKLIGISGGSGSGKTTIVRKISESIQDFVFIPQDNYYQSAEFINNSNITEFNFDHPNAFDKDLMMQHLTALKNGESIQMPQYDFIHHRRQDETVEVLPKKVIIFEGIMVFHEQTIRDLMDLKIFVDTPDDIRFIRRLQRDVNERGRTQESVIKQYMDVVRPGHFEFIEPTKSYADIIIPEGGMNMNALQVL from the coding sequence ATGGAAGCACCAAAACTTATAGGTATCTCCGGTGGATCAGGTTCGGGAAAAACAACGATTGTTCGTAAAATTTCCGAATCTATTCAGGATTTCGTTTTTATTCCTCAGGATAATTATTATCAATCTGCGGAGTTTATAAATAACAGCAATATTACAGAATTTAATTTTGACCATCCTAATGCCTTTGATAAAGATCTAATGATGCAGCATCTGACAGCCCTGAAAAATGGGGAATCCATTCAGATGCCCCAATATGATTTTATACATCATAGAAGACAGGACGAAACCGTTGAGGTCCTGCCCAAAAAGGTCATCATTTTTGAAGGGATCATGGTTTTTCATGAGCAGACCATCCGTGATCTTATGGATCTGAAGATATTTGTGGATACTCCCGATGATATCCGTTTTATCCGCCGGCTTCAGAGGGATGTGAACGAAAGGGGAAGAACCCAGGAGTCTGTGATTAAACAGTACATGGATGTTGTTCGGCCCGGTCATTTTGAATTTATTGAACCTACCAAGAGTTATGCCGACATCATTATTCCAGAAGGCGGAATGAACATGAATGCCCTTCAGGTTCTTG